From the Endozoicomonas sp. Mp262 genome, the window ATAGCCTTTTATTGAGCAATCGTGGCTTTACCCTTGAGCAAATTGCCGAAATACTTGAAATTAGATATCAAACTGCTTCTCAGTGGATTGATGATTGGGAAGAATATGGTATTCGTGCCTTGTACAAGGGGCATGGTGGCGGTAGGCCGTGCATATATGACGAATCCGAAGTGCAACGCATAAAAGAATTAGTGGCTGAAGAGCCTCGTCGCTTATCGTATGTCAAATCCAAGATCGAGGATGAAACCGGTAAATCTTCATCAAAAATTACTCTGGCAAACATTGTAAAAAAGCAGGGCTGGTTTACAAAAGACTCCGTAAATCATGCAAACATAAACGGGACGAAGAGCAATTCCATGACTGTAAAACTGCTCTGAAAGATGCCCAGGAAGCCGAGAGCAAAGGGTTAATCAATTTATTTTATTTTGATGAGTCCGGCTTTACCCAGGAACCTTGTGTGCCATACGGTTGGCAGGAAAAAGGAAAGCAGCTCAGAATACCATCAGTCAAAAGTAAACGCATCAACGTACTGGGGTTTATGAACCGAAGCTGTGAGCTATTTCATTATCCTGTTGTGGGTTCAGTGAATAGCGATACGGTGATTGCGGCCTTTGATGACTTTGCAGAGAAAATGGCAGATGAAAAATACAGCTCAAATGATCGTTACACGGTAGTTATGGTGGATAATGCCAGCATTCACACCAGCAAAAAGTTTTGTGCCAGAATTGATGACTGGATGATTGAAAAGAAATTGCTGGTCTGCTTTCTGCCAACATATTCACCTGAGCTCAACCTGATTGAAATCCTGTGGAGGAAAATAAAGTATGAATGGCTCAACCTCTTGTCAATCAAGAGCTTTGCGGAATTTGAAAAAGAAGTTGAACGGGTGCTTTTTTCATTTGGAGAGGAGTATATGATCTCATTTTCTAATACTGTCCGACTGGATGGTTAAATTATTCGAAAGCAATCTATACACTACTTAGGAAGAATAAAAAGGAAAAAGAAAAAGAAAAAGAAAACCATATTTCATACAAGGCTCCTCATGCTAACTTTAGTTGCTAATTAGCGGCCTAGATACTAGTATTTCCTGCTATCAACCGGAAGCAATCCACACTCTAGAAAGTTGTTTTGCCAGATTTTAGTATGCTTGGAAACCGCTTGCTGTAATAGCTTCCAGGTTCAATTATAGGTCACTTCTGAAACAATCCGTGCCATAAACTGACTCATATCCGCGCCTGATATTCATTTAAAAAATAGTCAGGGAATGACCTGGAGTCACAGGATAAAACCAGAAGAGGGAGTAAACATAAGAAAAATAAGCGAACCATTGAGAAACTATACCTGACGAGTACAACACCGTCAGGTCGTTTCCGTATAGAGTCCTTAGGGCATCAACATCATAGGCCCTGAAGCGGTAAAACGTTGTTGCTGATCGATAACCTGCTTGAGCACTTCGTAGGCATTAATAAATTCTATCAGGGCATTTTCCAGTTCAATCTCATCAAATTCACGCAAAGGACGAATCAGGTATAGAGCCAGCTGCTTGCCATCAGGTTCAAGGCATAAACTGACCCGATGACTGTAAATAAGCGCCAGGCTGGTTTTTAACAGATCCACAAGTAGCTGCTCCCGGGCACTATTACCTTCGGGCAAAGAAGCTAATATTCCATGTATGTAGCAATTGCCATTGGCCTGAAAACAGGCAGCTTCAATGGCATCATCAAGGGTAAGGAAATAAGTGTTATCACGGAAATCCAGCTCATCCATATCATTCTGGCTGGCAAAGGATTTCATTACAGTGTCAAAGCTCATAGCATCCCTGCTCCGGAGAGATAAAGGCATCCATGCCTTAAGAAAAGAGTCATTACTCTTTCAGTGTAGCTGAATCAGTCTTCTATCAGTGCCCCGGAACGATTCACCCTGACCACACTGGTGGATGACAATTTTCTAAAGATCGTAACCACTACCAGGAATGCAGCCAGAGCCGCCATAAAGCCTGTAAAAACAGAGTCAGTCACTCCCATCACCAGATAACCACAAACAGAGACCAGGGCAATGGATAGCGCATAGGGCAGCTGGGTGGTCACATGATCGATATGATGACAGGACGCCCCGGTTGAAGACAGGATCGTGGTATCGGAAATAGGCGAGCAGTGATCACCAAACACTGCACCGGCAAGCACTGACGCCAGCATGGGCAGCATCATGGTTATATCCGCAGCCGCCGCCATATCACCAGCAATGGGCAACATAATCCCGAAAGTCCCCCAGCTGGTGCCGGTGGCAAAGGCCATAATGCCAGAGACCACAAACAGGATCACAGGCAAATACCCCGAATCAACGGAATCACTCACCAGACTGGCCAGATAACGGCCTGTTTCCATATTGCTAATAACACCGATCAGCACCCAGGCGAAAACCAGGATATAAATAGCTGGCAACATGGAGTGAATACCCTCAGCCACCGCCTTATACCAAAGCGAACCACTCAGGTTATGGCTCATCAGCATACGTCCAGCGGTTAACACCAGGCCTATAACAGCCCCATACACCAGGGAACCCGCCACATCGGTATGTTCAAAAGCTCCCAATACAGAAAAGGCAGAACCCTGCTCCTGTAGCTCCTGGGCACCTGTCCAGATTAATGCCCCCAGGGTGGCCAATACCAACGCTATAATCGGCACAACCAGATCAGAAACCCGACCCCGCTCATGGTCTCCCAACTGGGCAGCACCTGGAGGCGTTCCCTTGGACAAGTCATATAATTCGCCAGCATGAGCCCTGTCTTCATGACTGCGCATGGAGCCTACATTCAGATCCAAACAGGCTGTTGCCAATACCATGGCCAAACCAAATACTGCATAAAGATTCATGGGGATCATATTGAGGAAAGCCTCAATTGCACTCATATCTGTTATGCCATGGGACATCATGATAGAGCCAATCAAGGCAATAATATAAGCGCCCCAGCTGGATACCGGTGTCAGCACACAAACCGGTGCAGCCGTAGAGTCAATCAGGTAAGCCAGCTTGGCCCGGGAAATCCGGTGGCGGTCAGTGAGGGGACGACTGATATTACCTACGGCCAGGCTATTAAAATAGTCATCAATAAAAATCAGGATACCCAGCAACACGGTCAGCAGCTGCGAGCCCTGACGGGTCTTGACGCGGGCTCTGGCCCAGTCACCAAAAGCCCTGGCTCCACCAGACAGGCTGATGAGGCTGGTAATAACACCCAATAATAAAAGAAAGAGCAGAATAAAGACGCTGCTTTTGTTAAAGCCATCATTCCAGAAGACCTCAACAAAGCCCCGGGCAATATAAGCCAAGGCATCCAGTGGGTTAAGGCCAGTGAGCAGTAAAGCACCCACCACAATACCCGCACCGAGAGATAACAAAACCTTGCGGGTCAATACCGCAAGCAGGATGGCAACGGCAGGCGTCACCAGGGAAAGGGCAGAGTCACTATAGCTCAATAGTTCCATAAACTGATCTCGTCATGCATGCCAGACCAATGACTAAATATCCTTATCAGTTATCAGTATACAATTGGCGGTATCGGATCAGGAGGCAGAAGGATAGGCAGGGAGGAACACATCTGGGAATGTGCTTTTCTTCTGGTACCCGGTAGCTCTCCACAGTAAAAACTGCGACAGTGATACACTTCTTCAATGCACCACCAGCGGACTGACCTGACAAATCAATCAGCTTCGGCGCTGTTGCCTTTCAACCGGACTCAACGGGCGTCACCCTTATCCGTACTACTGATCAACAGCGCGCCTCTACCTAGAGGATCACATCCAGATAATAGCAAGAATATCCGCTCCTGCCATGTCTGATTATGCATTATTATGCACATTAAATCACAAGATACAACTCATCCCCCAGGACGACCTCAGCTGGCGGGAGGCCGACACCACTGAACCCGGAAGCGAAAATAACAGACTTTGAATGTTTGATATCCCCACCTTAAAAAAGATAAATACCGTATCAGGAAAGGGTAAAGGTGCTGAAAAGAGGGGTGAAAAATGTGCTTTCAGGATATTATGCTATACCCATACTTTTTATAAGCCTATCAGCGACTTACAAGCCGGTTTACGCTATTTTTGAAGGGGGGGGGCAGATGAGTCAGTTTGATAAACCCGGTGAACAGAATAATACCGGGATAACCCGACGGGACTTTCTTGGAGCAGCAGGGTTAGCCACACTGGCCCTTGGTATGGGAAGCATAGGAGGAGCATCACCAGCAAAGGCTTCCACAACCCCCTACATTGGAAAGCTCCCGCCCAATACTCCGCTTAAATCCAAGCGCTATAACATCCTTTTTCTAATGACCGATCAGGAGCGTTATCTTCCCGAACTGGTGGGGAAAGGACACTGGCCAGGCAGGGATCGCCTGGCAGCCATGGGGACAACCTTTGAAAACCACCAGGCCTGCTCAATGGTGTGCACCTCTTCCCGCTCAGTGATTTTCACCGGCCAGCATGTTCAGCATACCCGGATGTTCGACAATACCGACTTTCCCTGGGTTAATGATATGTCTTTCGATATTCCAACCATTGGCCATATGATGCGGAAAGCCGGATATTACACCGCCTATCAAGGGAAGTGGCATCTTACTCAAGCACTCCACGAACACGCCAATGAGGGAAACCCTGAACCCAGGGCCGATCATGATATTATGGAGCGGCATGGTTTTTCCGACTTTACCGGTATTAATTATGTGGCAGGTGCCGCTCAATTTGGCTACCTCACGGATCAGTATGTGACGGCAGCATCCCAGGCATGGCTAAGGCAAAAAGGCAAAGCACTGAACAAAGCAGGACAGCCCTGGTTCAAAACCATCAGCCTGGTTAATCCCCATGACATCATGTTCTATAACACAGACAAACCCGGAGAAAAGGTTCAGAAGTCCGGTCCAATGATGTTCGATATTCAAGGTGACCCTGATGATGAGATATACAGCAAACACTGGGACGTACCACTTTCACCCAGTCGCAATCAATCCATGACTGAACCGGGGAGACCCAAGGCTCACCAGGACTACCAGCAATCCATGGCCATGCTATGCGGCAAGATACCTCATCAGGATGAACGCTGGCAAAGGTTGCAGGACAACTACCTGAATTGCATCAGTGACAATGACCGTTCAGTGGATGCCATTCTCACAGAGCTGGAAAACCTTGATCTGCTGGATAACACCATTGTTATCATGACCTCTGACCATGGTGAGCTGGCAGGCGCCCATGGCATGTCCGGCAAAGGGGCAAATGCCTATCGGGAACAAAATAACGTACCCTTTGTTATCTATCACCCGGATATATCCGGTGGCAGAAAATGCAAGGCAGTGACTGCCCATAACGACATTGTACCGACCATTCTGGCAATGACCGGGGCAGATTCCAATCAAAGCAAAACCGTTTCTGGCAGGCTTAAAGGGCAAAATATTTCTCCATTATTAAACAACCCTGAAAATGCCCCCTTTGATGCTATCCGTGAGGGCGCACTCTACTGTTACAGTATGTGGGCATTTATGGATGCAAACTGGATTGGCAGTATCGCCAAACTAATAGAGGCGGGTAAACAAGTCACCCTGGATAACATACCCAAACCTGACATAAAAAAACGATCCAATATCAGAACGGTCTTTGATGGCCGGTATAAATTAAGCCGTTACTTTAACTCCCGTGAGCATAACCAGCCCAAGACCATCAATGAAATATTCGCTGCCAATGACGTAGAACTCTATGACCTTGATAACGATCCGTTTGAAATGGATAACCTGGCTATGAAAACACAAAATCAGGAACTGCTTCTGGCAATGAATGACAAACTCAACCGGCTGATTGACAGTGAAGTGGGTAATGACAATGGCTTCCACCTTCCCGATATAAGTGGCGTGAATTGGGCCATAGAAAGCTTTAGTCTTTAAATGCTGCCCAGGTGGGAAAAACATCATTTCAATAAGGCAAAGGTAATATGCAGTTTCAAGTCATGGCCAAACCCTCCGGGTCTCGCTGTAATCTGGGATGTAGCTACTGCTTCTATACGGAAAAAAAAAGCCTGTACCCCCACCAAAAAAACTGGCGCATGCCACCGGAAGTACTGGCAAGCTTTATCAAACAGTCCCTTGAGTGCCATGATGGCCCCGAGTGTCATTTCAACTGGCAGGGTGGCGAGCCCACCTTACTGGGAGTGGAATACTTTAAAAATATCATCAGGCTGCAAAAGAAATATGCCGGAAACAAACACGTCACCAATAGCCTTCAGACTAATGCCACACTTCTCACCGATGAATGGTGCCGGTTTTTAAAGCACCATGATTTTCTGGTTGGAGTGAGCATTGATGGCCCGAAGGCATTACACGACCGCTACCGAATAAAACGCAATGGCAAAGCCACTTTTGAGCAAGTAATGTCCGGTATCACGCGGCTAAAAAAGCACCGGGTGCCTTTTAACACCCTTACCGTTATCAATAGTGACAACGCACGATACCCCCTTAAAGTCTATCGGTTTCTCAGCCAAATAGGTGATGGACATATGCAGTTTATACCGGCTGTTGAGCGGCTGCCGGACCAGACTACCCTCAAGCAGGGATTAGAGCTGGCACCTCCACCCTGTGATGGCTCCACCCCTGACAATTACCGCATCACCCCATGGAGTGTAGAGCCACAGCAGCTGGCCACCTTCTATACAACACTTTTTGACTATTGGGTACGGAACGATATCGGTAAGATTTTTGTCCAGTTCTTTGAGGTGGCACTGGGTAACTGGCTTGGCGCAGGAGCAGGGCTATGCCAGTTTTCACCAACATGCGGCATGGCTGCTGCCCTTGAGCATAATGGTGACCTTTACTCCTGTGATCATTACGTTTACCCGGAACACAAGCTGGGTAATATTATGCAGACGCCGCTTCGCCAACTCATACAATCAGAGGCACAGCAACAATTCGGCAATGCCAAATTGACAACACTTCCACCCTCCTGCCTCAGTTGTGAAGTCAGGCCCGCCTGTCATGGAGACTGCCCTAAGCACCGGTTTGTGAAAAGCGCTCATAGCCAGTGGGGTATCAGTTACCTTTGCCCTGCTTACAGGAAGATATTCAGTCATATGGCTCCTTACCTGGATGGATTAGGTCGACTGATTCAATCCGGAAGAGTCCCTGGCGAAATGATGACTTTTCTGCGCCAACGCGAAATTTGATGAGAAATGACAGTAATTATTAACATGACTACCCCGGAACAGAGCCCGGGGCAAGGAGGGATCTCAATTAAAGCTATTTATGAGACAGGAAAAACTATTCCCATTCGATGGTGGCCGGTGGCTTGCTGGAAACGTCGTAGGTCACCCGGGATACCTGTTCAATTTCATTGATAATCCGGTTGGACACTTTCTCCAGTAACTCATAAGGCAGGTGTGCCCAGCGAGCGGTCATAAAGTCAATGGTTTCCACAGCCCTGAGCGCAATAACATACTCATAGCGACGACCATCGCCCACAACACCCACTGATTTCACCGGCAGGAAAACCGCAAAGGCCTGACTCACCTTGTGATACCAGTCAGCATTGTGAAGCTCTTCGATAAAGATGGCATCCGCCTGGCGCAGAACATCCGCATAGGACTTCTTCACTTCACCCAGCACCCTGACACCCAGTCCCGGACCCGGGAATGGATGACGGTATACCATATCGTAAGGCAATCCCAGTTCCAGGCCAATTTTGCGCACCTCATCCTTGAACAGTTCGCGCAGAGGCTCCACCAGCTCCATTTTCATATCTTCCGGCAAGCCACCCACATTATGGTGGGACTTGATCACATGAGCCTTGCCAGACTCAGCACCGGCGGACTCGATGACATCCGGATAGATAGTGCCCTGGGCCAGAAAATCAACACCATTAAGGGCTGTTGCTTGCTCATCAAACACCTCAATAAAGGTGTTACCGATGATCTTGCGCTTCTGCTCAGGGTCATTAACCCCTTTCAGTTTGTTCAGGAACAACGCTTCTGCATCAGCACGAATAACGCGAACACCCATATTTTCTGCAAACATGGCCATCACCTGATCCCCTTCATTGAGGCGCAGCAGACCATTATCCACAAAAACACAAACCAGCTGGTCACCAATGGCCTTATGGAGCAGTGCCGCAACCACACTGGAATCAACACCGCCAGAAAGGCCCAGCAACACCTGCTTGTTACCTACCTGGTCGCGCACCCGCTGAACCGCATCTTCAATAATCTGGCCCGGTGTCCACAGGCGCTGGCAACCGGCGATATCAACCACGAAACGTTCCAGAATCCGGTAGCCCTGCTTGGTATGAGTCACTTCCGGGTGGAACTGCACACCATAGAACTGCTTCTCTTCGCAGGCCATGGCCGCAATCGGGCAGGATGGCGTGGAAGCTGCCTTAACAAAGCCGGCAGGCATGGCAGATACTTTATCACCATGACTCATCCAGACATCCAGGCTCAGCTTACCCGTTTCATCCACATGGTCTTCAATGCCATCAAACAGACGAACAGTTCCTTCCAGATCCACCCGGGCATAACCAAACTCCCGGAGATTTGAGCAAGAAACGGCACCGCCCATCTGCTCAGCCATGGTCTGCATGCCATAACAAATACCCAGCACAGGTACACCCAGGTCAAATACCAGCTCAGGAGCCCTGGGGCTATCGGAACCGGTCACAGACTCAGGGCCTCCGGATAAAATCACCGCTTTAGGGTTAAATTCCCGGATGCGCTTATCATCCATATCATAAGGATGCAGCTCACAGTAAACACCGATTTCCCTGATACGCCTTGCAATCAACTGGGTGTACTGAGAACCAAAATCAAGAATCAATATGCGTTCAGCATGAATATCCTGGGACATCTTTTCTACCGATAGACTGGGAAGCCGCTTTTTAGAGGCAGCCTTAACCGTTAAGGCTGCCTCTTAAGACCGCTTCTGGATAAAATATGGCGAGGCCGGGTTTAACCCGGCCCCTGAACAATGCTTATAATCACTGCCAGCTCTGCAATTACAAAGTGGCGGGAAACCTTAACCTACGCGATAGTTAGGCGCTTCCTTGGTAATGGTGACATCATGGACATGGGATTCACTCATACCGGCACTGGTCACCCGGACAAACTCCGGCCTGGTGCGCATGGTATCAATATCGCCAGACCCGGTATAACCCATCGCCGCACGCAATCCACCCACCATCTGGTGAACAATGGCACACAAAGGCCCTTTATAAGGGACACGACCTTCAATACCTTCCGGCACCAGCTTTTCTGCGCCGTTTTCAGCAGTCTGGAAATAACGGTCACTGGAGCCGGAAGCCTGCGCCATGGCTCCCAGGGAACCCATACCACGATAGGCTTTATAACTACGTCCCTGGTAGAGTTCCACTTCACCGGGTGCTTCCTCGGTACCCGCCAGCATACTGCCCAGCATCACCGTTGAAGCACCGGCTACAATGGCCTTGGCAATATCGCCGGAGTAACGGATACCGCCGTCAGCAATAACCGGAACCCCGGTACCTTTCAGGGCTTCAACCACATTGGCCACGGCGCTGATCTGGGGAACACCAATACCGGTAACAATTCGGGTGGTACAAATAGACCCGGGGCCAATGCCCACCTTCACGCCATCTGCACCTGCTTCAGCCAAAGCCTTGGCAGCAGCTCCCGTGGCAATATTACCACCAATAACCTGAACCTGGGGGTAGGTTTCCTTGACCCACTTCACGCGATCAATAACCCCTTTGGAATGGCCATGGGCGGTGTCTACAATAATGACATCCACACCGGCTTCAACCAGTGCGGCTACCCGGGCCGGCGTCTCAGGACCTGTACCTACGGCAGCACCTACACGCAACTGCCCCTGCTGGTCCTTGCAGGCATTGGGGTAATCCTGGGCTTTCTTGATGTCCTTTACGGTCATCATGCCCACCAGACCAAACTGGTCATCCACCACCAGCACCTTCTCAATACGGTGCTGATGCAGCAGTGTGCGCACATCGTGCTGACTGGTACCTTCCCGAACGGTTACCAGACGCTCTTTTGGCGTCATAATCTCGGAAACACTTTTTCCCAGATCAACCACAAAACGCATATCACGGCTGGTTACAATGCCCACCAGATCCTGTCCGGACAGCACGGGCACACCGGAAATCCGATGACGGGTGGTCAGTTCCAGCAGATCCCGAACGGATGCAGAGGCATCAATGGTAATGGGATCCTTAACAACACCACTCTCGTACTTCTTCACTGCGCGAACTTCGGCAGCCTGCTGCTCTACCGTCATATTCTTATGAATAATACCGATCCCCCCTTCCTGTGCCATGGCAATGGCCAGGCGGGCTTCAGTAACAGTGTCCATGGCGGAGGAGATCAGGGGCAGGTTCAGCTCGATGTCCCGGGTCAGGCGGGTACTCAGGGAGACATCTTTGGGCAGGACTTCGGAATAACCAGGGAGGAGGAGAACATCATCAAATGTAAGTGCGTCTTGAGCAATTCTTAGCATTGCCAATTACCGGGTGAGAATGGTGGATAAAATTCGCGAAAGCATAACAAATAAGACATCTTCAGGAAAGACCAAAAGAAAATATTTCACAACACCATCAAAACCTTTCATAGCCAACCATTCCCCATTTAATATTAACCTTCAACACACCCTCAAAGAGACATTACCGGCATGCACACTACCCCAACACCGCAGCCGCCTGAAGCCCAGGTTCTGTCAGTGAGTGAACTGAACAGCCAGGCCAGGCGACTACTGGAAATCAGCTTCCATAACATT encodes:
- a CDS encoding anaerobic sulfatase maturase; translation: MQFQVMAKPSGSRCNLGCSYCFYTEKKSLYPHQKNWRMPPEVLASFIKQSLECHDGPECHFNWQGGEPTLLGVEYFKNIIRLQKKYAGNKHVTNSLQTNATLLTDEWCRFLKHHDFLVGVSIDGPKALHDRYRIKRNGKATFEQVMSGITRLKKHRVPFNTLTVINSDNARYPLKVYRFLSQIGDGHMQFIPAVERLPDQTTLKQGLELAPPPCDGSTPDNYRITPWSVEPQQLATFYTTLFDYWVRNDIGKIFVQFFEVALGNWLGAGAGLCQFSPTCGMAAALEHNGDLYSCDHYVYPEHKLGNIMQTPLRQLIQSEAQQQFGNAKLTTLPPSCLSCEVRPACHGDCPKHRFVKSAHSQWGISYLCPAYRKIFSHMAPYLDGLGRLIQSGRVPGEMMTFLRQREI
- a CDS encoding helix-turn-helix domain-containing protein — its product is MKYVTTITDEAVLLTLKFAKHYGPLRCIRERAHSLLLSNRGFTLEQIAEILEIRYQTASQWIDDWEEYGIRALYKGHGGGRPCIYDESEVQRIKELVAEEPRRLSYVKSKIEDETGKSSSKITLANIVKKQGWFTKDSVNHANINGTKSNSMTVKLL
- a CDS encoding CesT family type III secretion system chaperone; this translates as MSFDTVMKSFASQNDMDELDFRDNTYFLTLDDAIEAACFQANGNCYIHGILASLPEGNSAREQLLVDLLKTSLALIYSHRVSLCLEPDGKQLALYLIRPLREFDEIELENALIEFINAYEVLKQVIDQQQRFTASGPMMLMP
- a CDS encoding IS630 family transposase; amino-acid sequence: MVYKRLRKSCKHKRDEEQFHDCKTALKDAQEAESKGLINLFYFDESGFTQEPCVPYGWQEKGKQLRIPSVKSKRINVLGFMNRSCELFHYPVVGSVNSDTVIAAFDDFAEKMADEKYSSNDRYTVVMVDNASIHTSKKFCARIDDWMIEKKLLVCFLPTYSPELNLIEILWRKIKYEWLNLLSIKSFAEFEKEVERVLFSFGEEYMISFSNTVRLDG
- the guaB gene encoding IMP dehydrogenase: MLRIAQDALTFDDVLLLPGYSEVLPKDVSLSTRLTRDIELNLPLISSAMDTVTEARLAIAMAQEGGIGIIHKNMTVEQQAAEVRAVKKYESGVVKDPITIDASASVRDLLELTTRHRISGVPVLSGQDLVGIVTSRDMRFVVDLGKSVSEIMTPKERLVTVREGTSQHDVRTLLHQHRIEKVLVVDDQFGLVGMMTVKDIKKAQDYPNACKDQQGQLRVGAAVGTGPETPARVAALVEAGVDVIIVDTAHGHSKGVIDRVKWVKETYPQVQVIGGNIATGAAAKALAEAGADGVKVGIGPGSICTTRIVTGIGVPQISAVANVVEALKGTGVPVIADGGIRYSGDIAKAIVAGASTVMLGSMLAGTEEAPGEVELYQGRSYKAYRGMGSLGAMAQASGSSDRYFQTAENGAEKLVPEGIEGRVPYKGPLCAIVHQMVGGLRAAMGYTGSGDIDTMRTRPEFVRVTSAGMSESHVHDVTITKEAPNYRVG
- a CDS encoding Na+/H+ antiporter NhaC family protein, whose protein sequence is MELLSYSDSALSLVTPAVAILLAVLTRKVLLSLGAGIVVGALLLTGLNPLDALAYIARGFVEVFWNDGFNKSSVFILLFLLLLGVITSLISLSGGARAFGDWARARVKTRQGSQLLTVLLGILIFIDDYFNSLAVGNISRPLTDRHRISRAKLAYLIDSTAAPVCVLTPVSSWGAYIIALIGSIMMSHGITDMSAIEAFLNMIPMNLYAVFGLAMVLATACLDLNVGSMRSHEDRAHAGELYDLSKGTPPGAAQLGDHERGRVSDLVVPIIALVLATLGALIWTGAQELQEQGSAFSVLGAFEHTDVAGSLVYGAVIGLVLTAGRMLMSHNLSGSLWYKAVAEGIHSMLPAIYILVFAWVLIGVISNMETGRYLASLVSDSVDSGYLPVILFVVSGIMAFATGTSWGTFGIMLPIAGDMAAAADITMMLPMLASVLAGAVFGDHCSPISDTTILSSTGASCHHIDHVTTQLPYALSIALVSVCGYLVMGVTDSVFTGFMAALAAFLVVVTIFRKLSSTSVVRVNRSGALIED
- the guaA gene encoding glutamine-hydrolyzing GMP synthase encodes the protein MSQDIHAERILILDFGSQYTQLIARRIREIGVYCELHPYDMDDKRIREFNPKAVILSGGPESVTGSDSPRAPELVFDLGVPVLGICYGMQTMAEQMGGAVSCSNLREFGYARVDLEGTVRLFDGIEDHVDETGKLSLDVWMSHGDKVSAMPAGFVKAASTPSCPIAAMACEEKQFYGVQFHPEVTHTKQGYRILERFVVDIAGCQRLWTPGQIIEDAVQRVRDQVGNKQVLLGLSGGVDSSVVAALLHKAIGDQLVCVFVDNGLLRLNEGDQVMAMFAENMGVRVIRADAEALFLNKLKGVNDPEQKRKIIGNTFIEVFDEQATALNGVDFLAQGTIYPDVIESAGAESGKAHVIKSHHNVGGLPEDMKMELVEPLRELFKDEVRKIGLELGLPYDMVYRHPFPGPGLGVRVLGEVKKSYADVLRQADAIFIEELHNADWYHKVSQAFAVFLPVKSVGVVGDGRRYEYVIALRAVETIDFMTARWAHLPYELLEKVSNRIINEIEQVSRVTYDVSSKPPATIEWE
- a CDS encoding sulfatase-like hydrolase/transferase, which encodes MSQFDKPGEQNNTGITRRDFLGAAGLATLALGMGSIGGASPAKASTTPYIGKLPPNTPLKSKRYNILFLMTDQERYLPELVGKGHWPGRDRLAAMGTTFENHQACSMVCTSSRSVIFTGQHVQHTRMFDNTDFPWVNDMSFDIPTIGHMMRKAGYYTAYQGKWHLTQALHEHANEGNPEPRADHDIMERHGFSDFTGINYVAGAAQFGYLTDQYVTAASQAWLRQKGKALNKAGQPWFKTISLVNPHDIMFYNTDKPGEKVQKSGPMMFDIQGDPDDEIYSKHWDVPLSPSRNQSMTEPGRPKAHQDYQQSMAMLCGKIPHQDERWQRLQDNYLNCISDNDRSVDAILTELENLDLLDNTIVIMTSDHGELAGAHGMSGKGANAYREQNNVPFVIYHPDISGGRKCKAVTAHNDIVPTILAMTGADSNQSKTVSGRLKGQNISPLLNNPENAPFDAIREGALYCYSMWAFMDANWIGSIAKLIEAGKQVTLDNIPKPDIKKRSNIRTVFDGRYKLSRYFNSREHNQPKTINEIFAANDVELYDLDNDPFEMDNLAMKTQNQELLLAMNDKLNRLIDSEVGNDNGFHLPDISGVNWAIESFSL